The Methanomassiliicoccales archaeon genome has a window encoding:
- a CDS encoding DUF531 family protein, translating to MIGRTTIGLWNSYDPITFREAHRRILARAGPLALAFDMNLATFGFPFPPELSRPYEVAEWVATTTSIGEEGRYLRTLAEEGRFQMFPYIKRGFPPQLGEIVATTCNPETDKKRNVDDICGMLRGGVSVCMLFGAGPRGLPKDIIEIASHHFDVTFGGHSLETCTALGAVVAVIAHFMRRNSK from the coding sequence ATGATCGGACGTACGACAATAGGACTCTGGAATTCATACGATCCCATCACATTCAGGGAAGCCCATCGGCGTATTCTTGCGAGAGCGGGACCACTGGCTCTTGCATTTGATATGAATCTAGCCACATTTGGCTTTCCATTTCCTCCTGAACTATCAAGGCCATATGAGGTTGCGGAATGGGTGGCCACAACAACTTCGATCGGGGAAGAGGGGCGATATCTTCGGACACTAGCCGAAGAAGGACGATTTCAGATGTTTCCATACATCAAAAGAGGATTCCCCCCTCAGCTGGGAGAGATCGTTGCAACTACGTGTAATCCCGAGACAGATAAAAAAAGGAATGTAGATGACATTTGCGGGATGCTAAGAGGGGGCGTGAGTGTTTGCATGCTTTTCGGAGCCGGACCTCGAGGCCTTCCGAAGGACATCATCGAAATTGCGAGTCATCACTTTGACGTCACATTTGGGGGACATTCTTTAGAAACATGCACGGCTCTAGGAGCGGTTGTTGCGGTCATAGCTCATTTCATGAGAAGAAATTCGAAATAG
- a CDS encoding (Fe-S)-binding protein: protein MTHHLFLSKAKDQIKTNRGALMVKLPDIKRDLLACLQCGYCVRVCETWKQTPWESVTPRGKIFYLNQLMKRSPVDKLLGRKVEIDEEFVRALYMCTGCAACWPVCHVQIEFADFWEKVREWVVEQGVGPLEAHKKFHERIQKVKNPYGEPEEKRDAWFPKDIPRSNNPEIIFFAGCTASYRVQNTAKAGVTVLHRAGVSLNVLGPDEWCCTSPALRTGMTDLTSRFAEHTITSTEKRGAKSMVTTCAGCYKTTRNDYRKYYSSPTFEVYHFSQYVQKLLKEKRLKITKEIKARVTYHDPCHLGRHAGVFDAPREVIKAIPGIDLVEMEHNRMNSMCCGAGGGYKSAFNEYAVNIGAERVKEALAVGADMIISACPFCVLNLEQGAKKINANIPVKDISELLLEATEPPKPS from the coding sequence ATGACTCATCATCTCTTCCTATCCAAGGCGAAAGACCAGATAAAAACGAATAGAGGTGCGCTAATGGTCAAACTTCCGGATATTAAACGGGATCTCCTTGCCTGCCTGCAATGCGGCTATTGTGTCCGCGTCTGCGAAACATGGAAACAAACTCCATGGGAATCAGTAACGCCACGCGGCAAGATTTTTTATCTCAATCAGTTGATGAAAAGATCACCTGTAGATAAGCTCTTGGGCCGTAAAGTGGAAATCGATGAGGAATTTGTAAGAGCTCTCTACATGTGCACGGGCTGTGCCGCATGCTGGCCTGTCTGTCATGTACAAATCGAATTTGCTGATTTTTGGGAGAAGGTTAGAGAATGGGTTGTAGAGCAGGGTGTCGGTCCATTAGAAGCCCATAAGAAATTCCACGAAAGAATACAGAAGGTTAAGAATCCTTATGGGGAACCTGAAGAAAAAAGAGACGCATGGTTTCCCAAAGACATTCCGCGATCAAACAATCCCGAAATTATCTTTTTTGCTGGTTGCACTGCTTCATATCGAGTTCAGAACACTGCAAAAGCAGGAGTTACCGTGCTTCACCGCGCAGGGGTAAGCCTCAATGTTCTTGGCCCTGATGAATGGTGCTGCACATCGCCTGCGCTGAGAACTGGGATGACGGATCTGACATCCAGATTTGCGGAACACACCATAACATCTACGGAAAAAAGGGGAGCGAAGAGCATGGTAACTACCTGCGCAGGTTGCTATAAAACTACACGAAACGACTATCGAAAGTACTATTCATCCCCCACCTTTGAAGTCTATCATTTTTCCCAATATGTTCAAAAGTTACTCAAAGAAAAGAGACTTAAGATTACAAAGGAAATCAAAGCCAGGGTTACATATCACGATCCATGTCATCTCGGAAGGCATGCTGGCGTCTTTGATGCACCGAGAGAAGTGATCAAAGCAATTCCTGGCATCGATTTAGTTGAGATGGAACACAATAGAATGAACTCTATGTGCTGTGGTGCAGGCGGCGGATACAAGTCCGCATTCAATGAGTACGCGGTGAACATAGGAGCCGAGCGTGTTAAGGAGGCGCTTGCGGTCGGTGCGGATATGATCATTTCAGCATGTCCCTTTTGCGTCTTGAATCTGGAGCAGGGAGCTAAGAAAATAAACGCCAATATCCCTGTCAAGGACATATCAGAATTGCTGCTTGAGGCTACTGAGCCGCCCAAGCCGAGTTAG
- a CDS encoding DEAD/DEAH box helicase, whose translation MVFELLDERIQAILSAKNILEPTEPQKGAIPLILRGAHVLVVAPTGIGKTEAAILPVFHQILKTGGDGILCLYITPLRALNRDMLRRFQEFSNTLGISIAVRHGDTSQSERDAQARIAPQVLITTPETLQILFTGKRLRKHLANVRWVVIDEIHELATDERGAQLAIALERLVEIAGEFQRIGLSATVGTLSEVANFLGGVGRNVSIVQTDVIKTLDIQVQGPEVSDEDTELAGILQSDPQLVACMRRARQLIDSHRSTLFFVNTRDNAEALAARYHLWDENFPIGVHHGSLSKEIRIEMEEAFKNETIKGLICTSSLELGIDVGSADFAIQYNSPRQVTRLVQRMGRAGHGVGKISKGVIIASSPDEICESLVIARRALGGELEPSIVREKPLSVLANQLVSMAMNSDMRIDDAYRIIKRAYPFRNLKLKEMNSILRQLEQVGLIRILSDTFRRSGRGMRYFYDNVSMIPDEKTYRIRDISTRKIVGTLDESFVVSFAEPYATFITRGRTWRIIELREDEILVEQVKEIGSIPSWVGEDIPVPFEVAQEVGALRKKQEFHDYPGNDEAMKRLKEYLTKQIERHPMPSETLLTLEMGNRIAVLNACFGTKVNETIAIVLSLLLTARLGESVSIRTDPYRIFIELPRDIPPSTMLDTLMSMKAENIQDLVRRAIRQSSFMRWRFIYVAKKFGIVEKGADYRSVNISRLIDVFENTPIYEETVNKIFWEDLDVNRTSEVLKSIERGEIKIEVCSLSPISLSGLEHSRDLITPQRADKSILDALKKRLEGEVTYLTCLNCQNQWRATPREAPKRIVCPRCRGSMIAALHSYNRDLVKLLRKKKHSDDEKKEIQKMYKNASLVNEFGKQAMFVLSARGVGPDTASRILMGFYDNEEDLLRSILSAEINYARTKRFWD comes from the coding sequence ATGGTATTTGAACTTCTTGATGAAAGGATCCAGGCGATTCTCAGTGCGAAGAACATCCTCGAGCCCACTGAGCCCCAAAAAGGCGCGATACCACTCATACTCAGAGGAGCTCACGTACTCGTGGTTGCTCCAACCGGCATAGGGAAAACTGAGGCGGCAATACTTCCAGTATTTCATCAGATACTCAAAACCGGAGGCGACGGCATACTATGTCTTTACATCACACCTCTGAGAGCGCTTAACAGAGATATGTTACGGCGCTTTCAAGAATTCAGCAACACCCTTGGAATAAGCATCGCTGTACGACACGGGGACACTTCCCAATCAGAGCGCGATGCCCAGGCGAGAATTGCGCCACAGGTGCTGATCACCACCCCTGAAACGCTCCAGATTCTGTTCACTGGGAAGCGGTTGAGAAAACACTTGGCAAATGTCAGGTGGGTCGTCATCGACGAAATCCACGAGCTTGCCACAGACGAAAGGGGGGCGCAGTTGGCAATCGCACTAGAACGGCTTGTGGAGATCGCTGGTGAATTCCAGAGAATCGGCCTTTCTGCCACTGTCGGAACCCTGTCCGAGGTTGCTAATTTTCTTGGCGGCGTTGGTAGAAATGTCTCAATTGTGCAGACAGATGTGATAAAGACATTAGATATCCAAGTCCAGGGACCTGAGGTATCAGATGAAGACACGGAGCTCGCAGGAATCCTTCAAAGTGATCCCCAGCTCGTCGCGTGCATGAGGCGTGCAAGGCAACTCATTGACTCCCACCGCTCAACCCTCTTCTTCGTCAATACCAGAGATAATGCTGAGGCACTTGCTGCCAGGTATCACCTTTGGGATGAAAACTTTCCAATTGGAGTCCACCACGGTTCGCTGTCGAAAGAGATCAGGATTGAAATGGAGGAAGCTTTCAAAAATGAAACGATAAAGGGGCTTATATGCACCTCTTCCTTGGAACTAGGAATAGATGTGGGGAGCGCGGACTTTGCTATTCAATATAACTCACCGAGACAGGTCACCCGATTGGTTCAGAGAATGGGTCGGGCGGGCCACGGTGTTGGGAAAATTTCCAAAGGTGTCATCATTGCCTCGTCACCAGATGAAATTTGTGAGAGCCTGGTCATCGCAAGGCGCGCCCTTGGAGGGGAGTTGGAACCTTCGATCGTGAGAGAGAAGCCCTTGAGTGTCCTTGCGAATCAGCTTGTTTCAATGGCTATGAACTCTGACATGAGAATTGATGATGCCTATAGAATCATCAAAAGAGCGTATCCCTTTAGAAATCTCAAGCTAAAAGAGATGAATAGCATCCTGCGGCAGCTCGAGCAGGTGGGATTAATCCGAATTTTGAGCGATACTTTCAGGAGATCTGGAAGAGGTATGCGCTACTTTTACGACAACGTTTCTATGATTCCAGATGAAAAAACGTATCGGATAAGGGACATAAGCACGAGGAAAATAGTCGGAACGCTGGATGAGAGCTTTGTCGTCTCTTTTGCTGAACCTTATGCCACATTCATCACGCGCGGAAGAACTTGGAGAATCATTGAATTAAGAGAAGACGAGATACTCGTTGAACAGGTAAAGGAAATAGGTTCTATCCCATCGTGGGTGGGCGAAGACATACCCGTTCCATTTGAGGTGGCGCAGGAGGTCGGCGCTCTCCGCAAGAAACAGGAATTTCATGATTATCCAGGGAATGACGAGGCAATGAAAAGGTTGAAAGAATACCTCACAAAACAAATTGAAAGGCATCCTATGCCCTCGGAGACTTTATTGACGCTGGAGATGGGAAATAGGATTGCGGTTTTAAACGCCTGCTTTGGGACAAAGGTCAACGAAACGATTGCGATTGTCCTTTCCCTGCTTCTCACTGCGAGGCTCGGTGAAAGTGTCTCGATAAGAACGGATCCATATAGGATCTTCATCGAACTACCAAGGGACATTCCTCCTTCGACGATGTTGGATACTTTGATGTCGATGAAGGCCGAAAACATCCAGGATTTGGTGAGGAGAGCGATCAGGCAGTCCTCCTTCATGAGGTGGCGTTTTATTTACGTCGCGAAGAAGTTTGGAATTGTTGAGAAAGGCGCCGACTATAGGTCAGTCAACATTTCACGGTTGATAGATGTATTCGAGAACACGCCGATATATGAAGAGACCGTCAACAAGATTTTCTGGGAAGATCTTGATGTTAATCGCACAAGCGAGGTCCTCAAATCGATAGAAAGGGGGGAGATCAAGATAGAAGTATGCAGCCTTTCACCAATCAGCCTCAGTGGGCTTGAACATTCTCGAGATTTGATCACGCCTCAAAGGGCCGATAAATCAATCCTTGATGCTCTAAAAAAGAGGTTGGAAGGGGAGGTAACGTACCTCACTTGTCTCAATTGCCAGAATCAGTGGAGAGCGACGCCTCGCGAGGCACCAAAGAGAATCGTTTGCCCACGTTGCAGAGGTTCCATGATAGCAGCCCTTCATTCTTACAATAGGGACTTGGTTAAACTGTTGAGAAAGAAAAAACACTCAGATGATGAAAAGAAGGAGATACAGAAGATGTATAAAAACGCGAGCCTTGTGAACGAATTTGGCAAGCAAGCCATGTTTGTATTATCTGCAAGAGGCGTGGGGCCTGATACAGCATCAAGAATACTCATGGGATTTTACGACAATGAAGAGGATTTGCTTCGTTCGATCCTAAGCGCGGAAATTAACTATGCACGAACCAAGCGGTTCTGGGACTGA
- the purM gene encoding phosphoribosylformylglycinamidine cyclo-ligase, translated as MDRDTWTYKKAGVDIRKKSASIESLVKELKYRRKGSAKALPIKGQFTGLIDFGEVALTLCTDGVGTKLLIARSLNKWDTVGIDCIAMNVNDTICVGAEPIAVVDYLAMDRPNEEIAAEIGKGLEVGARLANVDIVGGEIAVLPEIVNDIDLSASCLGYVEKKMIIDGSKVSVGDIIIGLPSSGIHSNGLTLARKVLEANGVGYNETIAGLEKPVGEELLTPTEIYVEKVMKLIKSVHVHGMVNVTGGGLRNFVRIKSNVKFVIDDPLPPQPIFDVIAELGKIDKRELYQTFNMGMGFAVICPEDEAETALRSLGGGAKIVGRVTSGRGVEVSHLGIIYKAY; from the coding sequence ATGGATCGAGACACGTGGACGTACAAAAAAGCCGGGGTAGATATTAGAAAAAAATCTGCAAGTATTGAATCCCTCGTTAAGGAATTGAAATACAGACGAAAAGGTTCCGCAAAGGCTCTCCCAATTAAAGGCCAATTTACTGGATTAATTGATTTTGGGGAAGTGGCATTGACTTTGTGCACTGACGGCGTAGGTACAAAGCTCCTAATTGCAAGGAGCCTCAACAAATGGGATACTGTTGGTATCGATTGCATTGCCATGAATGTCAATGACACTATTTGTGTCGGCGCTGAACCCATTGCGGTAGTTGATTACCTGGCGATGGATCGTCCGAACGAAGAAATTGCGGCTGAGATAGGGAAAGGACTTGAGGTGGGCGCGAGGCTTGCAAATGTCGATATTGTTGGTGGCGAAATTGCCGTTCTACCAGAAATCGTCAATGATATTGATCTTTCGGCCAGTTGCCTAGGGTATGTTGAGAAGAAAATGATCATAGATGGGAGCAAAGTATCAGTTGGCGATATCATTATAGGTCTGCCTAGCTCTGGGATTCATTCAAACGGACTCACCCTCGCGAGAAAAGTGCTTGAAGCCAATGGAGTAGGATACAACGAGACGATAGCGGGTCTTGAAAAACCGGTTGGCGAGGAATTGCTAACGCCCACGGAAATTTACGTTGAGAAGGTCATGAAATTGATTAAATCCGTGCACGTCCACGGAATGGTAAATGTTACCGGAGGCGGGCTACGCAATTTTGTAAGAATCAAAAGCAATGTGAAGTTTGTGATTGATGATCCTCTGCCACCCCAGCCGATTTTCGACGTTATCGCGGAACTCGGAAAGATCGATAAAAGAGAATTGTACCAGACATTCAATATGGGAATGGGATTTGCCGTGATTTGCCCTGAAGACGAGGCCGAAACTGCGCTAAGAAGTCTCGGAGGGGGCGCAAAAATTGTTGGCCGTGTAACAAGTGGAAGGGGAGTCGAAGTCTCGCATCTTGGTATCATTTACAAGGCCTATTGA
- a CDS encoding fumarylacetoacetate hydrolase family protein: MRPINCQKIICLACNYPDHAKEMNTEEPSEPVFFLKAPSALISDGEPIIIPDGIGRVDYEAELAIIIGKSGREIPIREARNHIHAIAAFNDVTARDLQAKAKQKGLPWTLCKGFDTFAPMSKPVPIAEAGDIDDMEIVLKLNGEVKQHGSTSMMIHKIDAVISYISKFMTLERGDIIATGTPSGIGPMKPGDFVEIQIGDHLYLKNPVISSQSQNRLVRA, encoded by the coding sequence ATGAGACCGATCAATTGCCAGAAGATCATTTGTCTTGCTTGCAATTATCCAGATCATGCAAAAGAGATGAATACTGAAGAACCGTCTGAACCCGTATTCTTTTTGAAGGCTCCCAGCGCATTGATTTCAGACGGAGAACCCATAATCATTCCTGACGGCATTGGTAGAGTTGATTACGAGGCTGAATTAGCCATAATCATCGGAAAGTCTGGCAGGGAAATCCCGATAAGGGAGGCCCGTAACCATATTCATGCAATAGCAGCTTTCAATGACGTTACAGCTAGGGATTTGCAAGCAAAAGCAAAGCAGAAGGGACTTCCGTGGACGCTGTGCAAGGGATTCGACACGTTTGCTCCTATGTCAAAACCAGTTCCAATAGCTGAGGCTGGAGACATCGATGATATGGAAATTGTATTGAAATTAAACGGTGAGGTCAAACAGCATGGAAGTACGTCGATGATGATCCACAAGATTGACGCAGTTATCTCCTATATTTCAAAGTTCATGACCCTTGAGCGTGGTGACATCATTGCAACTGGAACACCATCAGGCATTGGCCCTATGAAACCAGGCGACTTCGTAGAAATCCAAATCGGCGATCATTTGTATCTTAAAAACCCAGTCATTTCCTCTCAGTCCCAGAACCGCTTGGTTCGTGCATAG
- a CDS encoding ATPase domain-containing protein: MIKNEDKEERKEDNNLDNSANYNKTSDNVSPVANSSNTDSVLRKWLDGEYDLITWLDESTKHPGTDTLSSTPAAIHTDSLPDLIASYESEITHLKNEILELKGEQKSSAEEEYKKIKEDYEQVTKELERLTNENARLRRDLENAEGRIKAIKSRLEEFLAGVPVDQAEILKKAVELDERERAILERESTLAKVGVASDAVLKTGALEEIGIEDRFHAELLEKENEFRRREQELMARIQQLEEEVNQKSIENKLLQDEIKIAKLSAPEAKAEIEEKLKDLKLKERSLLLRDEEIRRLKEQLQEKDEELQKLKSMITYKEEELIRREEDILYREKLLTEERRRFDDAKRDATSIEEHERLKRLEDLKAEIQRKEEELRAKEKFLNAKMEELRLREQGIIEDEIAAREEQRALEMQQQKVKTGNPRLDDLLLGGIPFGSNVLIHGPPFIGKEVMVNQFIAEGLKKGIPAIWILTDKGPNDVREEMKYVMSGYEEYERLGLVRYVDSYSRSMGDTSQDPYVTYIEEPTDHDGIMDAVEKIAKEFKEKHEYYRLAFRSISTLIAYSDINTAFRFLSPFCGRRKRDKAVSLYVVEKGMHSEQEIQMMGSIMDGMIDFKVDQLKTYFAVIGICEVQSRAYIRYTASKSGLTIGSFALEHIR; the protein is encoded by the coding sequence ATGATAAAAAATGAAGATAAAGAAGAAAGAAAGGAGGATAACAATTTAGATAACTCTGCTAATTATAACAAGACTTCCGATAATGTCAGCCCTGTTGCTAATTCCTCGAACACTGATTCTGTTCTGAGAAAATGGCTAGACGGCGAATATGATCTGATCACTTGGCTTGATGAGTCTACGAAACATCCGGGAACTGACACACTTTCGTCAACCCCCGCTGCGATCCACACGGACTCGCTTCCTGATTTGATTGCGTCCTATGAATCTGAAATCACTCATCTCAAGAACGAGATCCTCGAATTGAAAGGAGAACAAAAGTCATCTGCTGAGGAAGAATACAAGAAAATCAAGGAAGATTACGAGCAAGTTACTAAAGAATTGGAGAGACTTACCAACGAAAATGCGAGGCTCAGAAGAGATCTTGAAAATGCTGAGGGGCGAATTAAGGCCATTAAAAGTCGGCTTGAGGAATTTCTCGCCGGTGTTCCAGTCGATCAAGCCGAAATTCTCAAGAAAGCTGTTGAGCTGGATGAGAGGGAAAGGGCAATTCTAGAGAGAGAAAGCACTCTGGCAAAAGTAGGCGTAGCAAGCGATGCAGTTTTGAAGACAGGAGCGCTTGAGGAAATCGGTATAGAAGACCGATTTCATGCTGAATTGCTCGAGAAAGAAAACGAATTCAGAAGAAGAGAGCAAGAATTGATGGCAAGAATTCAGCAACTTGAGGAAGAAGTGAATCAGAAATCAATCGAGAATAAATTGCTGCAAGATGAGATCAAAATTGCGAAACTGAGCGCGCCTGAGGCAAAGGCAGAGATCGAGGAGAAGCTCAAAGATCTCAAGCTCAAGGAACGTTCGCTACTTCTCAGAGACGAAGAAATAAGAAGATTGAAGGAACAGCTCCAGGAAAAGGACGAAGAACTGCAGAAACTCAAGTCAATGATCACATACAAAGAGGAAGAGCTCATCCGGAGAGAGGAAGATATTCTATACCGGGAAAAACTTCTTACAGAAGAAAGAAGACGATTTGATGATGCCAAAAGAGATGCAACGAGCATAGAAGAGCATGAAAGATTGAAGCGCTTGGAAGATCTAAAAGCTGAGATCCAAAGGAAGGAGGAAGAGCTCCGAGCGAAAGAAAAATTCCTCAATGCAAAGATGGAAGAGCTGCGACTAAGAGAGCAGGGCATCATTGAAGATGAGATTGCGGCAAGGGAGGAACAGCGTGCACTTGAAATGCAGCAACAGAAGGTCAAGACCGGAAACCCAAGACTTGACGATCTGCTTCTCGGAGGAATTCCTTTTGGTTCGAATGTGCTCATTCATGGTCCACCATTTATAGGCAAGGAAGTCATGGTCAATCAGTTTATTGCTGAGGGTCTGAAAAAAGGTATTCCCGCGATCTGGATTTTGACCGATAAAGGCCCGAATGACGTTAGAGAGGAAATGAAATACGTAATGTCGGGCTACGAAGAATATGAACGACTCGGTCTTGTTAGGTATGTTGATTCATACTCGAGAAGCATGGGCGATACTTCCCAGGATCCCTATGTTACCTATATCGAGGAGCCCACGGATCATGATGGAATAATGGACGCCGTTGAGAAAATTGCAAAGGAGTTTAAGGAAAAACACGAATATTATCGCTTAGCTTTCCGCTCGATATCGACCCTCATTGCATACTCCGACATCAACACGGCATTCAGATTTTTGAGCCCATTCTGCGGCCGCAGGAAACGAGATAAGGCCGTGTCGTTATATGTTGTGGAGAAGGGGATGCACAGCGAGCAAGAAATCCAGATGATGGGGTCCATCATGGATGGGATGATCGATTTCAAAGTTGATCAACTCAAGACATACTTCGCTGTGATCGGAATTTGTGAGGTGCAGTCCCGCGCCTATATACGATACACTGCGAGTAAATCCGGGCTAACCATCGGGTCATTTGCGCTCGAACACATTCGCTGA
- a CDS encoding ferritin family protein: MNKAVESIEDEISILVAAIRIEEYGYEFYLELSRQIDDHIGAALFRGLARDEELHKSMLEREILEMKPEVKISELTPATSFVGLIPEKVFPQNLRSDSDKKEEYIQSIQIGIIVEERSVKMYGEAAATVLNPKTKNLLLGLAKWEEEHKKLLDENLHTLKTEGAWYGYVPILEG, translated from the coding sequence ATGAACAAAGCTGTTGAGAGTATTGAAGATGAAATCTCGATATTGGTCGCAGCGATCAGAATCGAGGAGTATGGATATGAGTTCTATCTGGAATTATCTAGACAAATAGATGATCACATTGGAGCAGCATTGTTTAGAGGTTTGGCAAGAGACGAGGAGTTGCATAAGTCAATGCTGGAAAGAGAGATTCTTGAAATGAAGCCTGAGGTTAAGATTTCTGAGCTCACCCCAGCGACCAGTTTTGTTGGCCTTATCCCTGAAAAAGTTTTCCCCCAAAACCTCAGAAGTGATTCTGATAAAAAGGAAGAGTATATCCAGTCAATCCAGATAGGAATAATTGTTGAAGAAAGATCTGTGAAAATGTATGGCGAAGCAGCTGCAACTGTATTGAATCCCAAAACTAAGAATCTTCTATTGGGATTGGCGAAGTGGGAAGAGGAGCATAAGAAGCTGCTTGACGAGAACCTTCATACCTTAAAGACCGAGGGTGCCTGGTATGGATATGTTCCAATTTTGGAAGGTTGA
- a CDS encoding RlmE family RNA methyltransferase translates to MPRRWVIERRRDFYYKKAKAMNYRSRAAFKLMQINERFKIIKRGDRVVDLGAAPGGWLQVAKEAVGKTGVVVGVDLQWIEPIDGVKTVRGDVRSDRVVEKVLAEIEGSADVILSDMSPNISGNYSTDHAKSVELCEHALEFAKKCLKGGGSMVVKVFQGDLLDEYLDKVRTYFTDVKLHSPKASRPSSSEIYIIARGFVKA, encoded by the coding sequence ATGCCGAGACGCTGGGTAATCGAACGCCGCCGTGATTTCTACTATAAGAAAGCAAAAGCAATGAATTATCGAAGTAGGGCCGCCTTTAAACTAATGCAGATTAACGAGAGATTCAAGATTATTAAGAGAGGCGATCGGGTCGTAGATCTTGGTGCTGCTCCGGGCGGTTGGCTCCAGGTTGCAAAAGAAGCTGTCGGGAAAACTGGAGTTGTGGTTGGGGTAGACTTGCAATGGATAGAACCGATTGATGGAGTGAAAACGGTACGCGGTGATGTAAGATCTGATAGAGTTGTGGAAAAAGTGCTTGCGGAGATCGAAGGAAGTGCGGATGTAATCCTTTCTGATATGTCACCAAACATCAGTGGAAATTACTCAACTGATCATGCAAAATCCGTGGAATTATGCGAGCATGCGCTTGAGTTTGCGAAGAAGTGCCTCAAGGGTGGAGGAAGCATGGTGGTCAAGGTCTTCCAAGGCGATCTTCTAGATGAATATCTTGACAAGGTCAGGACGTACTTCACCGATGTGAAATTGCACAGTCCGAAGGCATCCCGTCCGTCAAGTTCCGAAATTTATATCATAGCCCGAGGCTTCGTTAAGGCATGA
- a CDS encoding deoxyhypusine synthase family protein, whose translation MVTRKELLKDPVKAIDFDRIKNVKDLVEAYKDSSVQSRALANCATVYENALTDPMRPTIILGLAGPLIAAGLRKVIVDMIKYGIVDVIVSTGAIPYQDFYQARGYHHYKCSPFIDDVKLRELFLDRIYDTLVDEKKFDETDRYIADIASKLEPKFYSSREFLEILASHAKDENSILHNARKYGVPIFVPALNDSSIGIALTEMYAKMRSEKKPCMRIDPIRDLYELTQIMIHSDRTGVIYIGGGVPKNFIQQTEVVAYALGHDKGGHHYAVQITMDVPFWGGLSGCTFEEAQSWGKISKQATKSVAYVEASIGLSLMAGYILQKGIWKNRERLQFIWDNDELREIKKVALKI comes from the coding sequence ATGGTTACTAGAAAGGAACTCTTGAAGGACCCGGTCAAAGCAATCGACTTTGATAGAATCAAGAATGTCAAAGATCTCGTTGAGGCTTACAAAGACAGCTCAGTGCAGAGCAGGGCTCTTGCAAACTGTGCAACTGTCTACGAGAATGCGCTTACCGATCCCATGAGACCAACAATTATCTTAGGTTTAGCAGGGCCGCTCATTGCTGCTGGTCTGAGAAAGGTCATCGTAGATATGATCAAATACGGCATAGTCGACGTGATCGTTTCAACTGGGGCTATTCCATATCAGGATTTCTATCAAGCGAGGGGCTATCACCATTACAAGTGTTCTCCTTTTATCGATGATGTGAAATTGAGAGAACTGTTCCTGGACAGAATCTACGACACTCTTGTCGATGAAAAGAAATTTGATGAGACTGATAGATATATAGCCGATATCGCCTCGAAATTAGAGCCAAAATTTTACTCGAGCAGGGAATTTTTAGAGATACTTGCGAGTCATGCAAAAGACGAGAATTCAATTCTCCACAATGCCAGGAAATACGGCGTCCCCATATTTGTTCCGGCGCTTAACGACTCATCAATAGGCATCGCACTGACCGAAATGTACGCGAAAATGCGCTCGGAAAAGAAGCCATGCATGAGGATAGATCCTATAAGGGATCTATACGAGCTCACGCAGATTATGATCCACTCAGACAGAACAGGGGTTATCTACATCGGAGGCGGGGTTCCGAAGAACTTCATACAGCAAACGGAGGTTGTTGCATACGCTCTCGGTCATGATAAAGGCGGTCACCATTACGCAGTTCAGATAACAATGGATGTACCATTCTGGGGTGGACTATCGGGTTGCACATTCGAAGAGGCCCAGTCTTGGGGGAAGATCAGCAAGCAGGCAACGAAATCGGTGGCTTATGTTGAAGCCTCGATTGGATTGAGCCTGATGGCTGGTTATATACTTCAAAAAGGAATCTGGAAAAATAGAGAGAGGTTGCAGTTCATTTGGGATAACGACGAACTTAGGGAAATCAAGAAGGTTGCGTTGAAAATCTGA